In the genome of Pseudomonas sp. LBUM920, one region contains:
- the mutM gene encoding bifunctional DNA-formamidopyrimidine glycosylase/DNA-(apurinic or apyrimidinic site) lyase → MPELPEVETTRRGIAPHLEGQRVSRVVVRERRLRWPIPEDLDVRLSGQRIVLVERRAKYLLINAEVGTLISHLGMSGNLRLVEAGSPALKHEHVDIELESGMALRYTDPRRFGAMLWSQDPHNHELLIRLGPEPLTDLFDGERLFQLSRGKSMAVKPFIMDNAVVVGVGNIYATEALFAAGIDPRRAAGGISRGRYLKLAIEIKRVLAAAIERGGTTLRDFIGGDGQPGYFQQELFVYGRGGEACKVCGSELRNVVLGQRASVFCPKCQS, encoded by the coding sequence ATGCCCGAGTTACCAGAAGTCGAAACCACCCGGCGCGGGATTGCGCCGCACCTGGAAGGCCAACGCGTCAGCCGTGTGGTGGTGCGTGAGCGGCGCTTGCGCTGGCCGATCCCGGAAGACCTGGATGTGCGCCTGTCCGGGCAGCGCATCGTGCTGGTGGAGCGGCGGGCCAAGTACCTGTTGATCAATGCCGAAGTGGGCACCTTGATCAGCCACTTGGGCATGTCGGGCAACCTGCGGCTGGTGGAAGCCGGTTCACCCGCGCTCAAGCATGAGCATGTGGACATCGAGCTGGAGTCGGGAATGGCGCTGCGCTACACCGACCCGCGGCGCTTCGGCGCAATGCTCTGGAGCCAGGACCCGCACAACCACGAATTGCTGATTCGCCTGGGGCCGGAGCCGTTGACTGACCTGTTTGACGGCGAGCGGCTGTTCCAGCTGTCCCGCGGCAAGTCGATGGCGGTGAAGCCGTTCATCATGGACAACGCGGTGGTGGTGGGCGTGGGCAATATCTATGCGACCGAAGCGCTGTTTGCCGCCGGGATTGACCCGCGCAGGGCTGCCGGTGGCATTTCTCGCGGGCGTTACTTGAAGCTGGCGATTGAGATCAAGCGTGTGCTGGCCGCCGCCATCGAGCGTGGCGGCACCACATTGCGGGACTTTATCGGCGGTGACGGGCAGCCGGGGTATTTTCAGCAGGAACTGTTCGTCTACGGCCGGGGCGGCGAGGCGTGCAAGGTCTGCGGCAGCGAATTGCGCAATGTGGTGTTGGGGCAGCGGGCGAGTGTGTTTTGCCCTAAATGCCAGAGCTGA
- a CDS encoding YfhL family 4Fe-4S dicluster ferredoxin, producing the protein MSLIITDDCINCDVCEPECPNAAISQGEEIYVIDPNLCTQCVGHYDEPQCQQVCPVDCIPLDEAHPETEEQLMEKYRLITGKA; encoded by the coding sequence ATGTCCCTGATCATCACCGACGATTGCATCAACTGCGACGTCTGCGAACCTGAGTGCCCGAACGCTGCGATTTCCCAGGGTGAAGAGATCTACGTGATCGACCCCAACCTGTGCACCCAATGCGTCGGCCACTACGACGAGCCTCAGTGCCAGCAAGTGTGCCCGGTGGATTGCATTCCGCTGGACGAGGCACACCCTGAGACTGAAGAACAGTTGATGGAGAAATATCGGTTGATTACCGGTAAGGCCTGA
- a CDS encoding GMC family oxidoreductase produces MPVPDLFRDGLARGWKTHNGAALDSDLTLEADVVIIGSGAGGGTTAEILSAAGYKVLLIEEGPLKTSSDFKLLEDEAYASLYQEGIGRMSKDGAITILQGRAVGGTTLINWTSSFRTPDATLSHWASEYAVKGHSSAEMAPWFEKMEQRLGIAPWAIPPNANNDVIRKGCEKLGYSWHVIPRNVRGCFNLGYCGMGCPVNAKQSMLVTTIPSTLENGGELLYLARAERLNYSGDTISSLECVAMDARCVAPTGRKITVKARHYVLSGGGINSPALLMRSDAPDPHSRVGKRTFLHLVNFSAAQFDEVINPFYGAPQSIYSDHFQWVDGTTGKMSYKLEAPPLHPGLASTLFGGYGTGNALDMSQLPHTHAMLALLRDGFHPDSPGGTVELRGDGTPVLDYPVSPYAWDGLRRAFHSMAEIQFAAGAKSVKPLHHDARYVSTLAEARSLIDGLSLELHRTTLGSAHVMGGCAMGEDPKNAVADSLGRHHQLRNLSIHDGSLFPTSIGANPQLSVYGLTAQLATALAERLKTA; encoded by the coding sequence ATGCCCGTACCCGATCTGTTCCGCGACGGCCTGGCCCGCGGCTGGAAAACCCACAATGGCGCCGCACTCGACAGCGACCTGACGCTGGAAGCCGATGTGGTGATCATCGGCAGTGGTGCCGGCGGTGGCACCACCGCCGAAATCCTCAGCGCCGCGGGCTACAAGGTGCTGCTGATCGAAGAGGGCCCGCTCAAGACCAGCAGCGACTTCAAGCTGCTCGAAGACGAGGCCTACGCCAGCCTGTACCAGGAAGGCATTGGCCGCATGAGCAAGGACGGCGCGATCACCATCCTGCAGGGCCGGGCGGTGGGCGGCACCACATTGATCAACTGGACGTCGAGTTTTCGCACGCCCGACGCCACGCTTTCCCACTGGGCCAGTGAGTACGCGGTGAAAGGCCACAGCAGCGCCGAGATGGCGCCGTGGTTCGAAAAAATGGAACAGCGCCTGGGCATCGCGCCATGGGCGATTCCACCGAATGCCAATAACGATGTAATCCGCAAAGGCTGCGAAAAGCTCGGTTACAGCTGGCACGTGATCCCGCGCAACGTGCGCGGCTGCTTCAACCTGGGCTATTGCGGCATGGGCTGCCCGGTCAACGCCAAGCAATCGATGCTGGTGACCACCATCCCGTCCACGCTGGAGAACGGCGGCGAGCTGCTGTACCTGGCCCGCGCCGAACGCTTGAACTACAGCGGCGACACCATCAGCAGCCTGGAATGCGTGGCGATGGACGCGCGCTGCGTCGCGCCCACGGGTCGCAAGATAACGGTCAAGGCCAGGCATTACGTGCTGTCGGGCGGCGGCATCAACAGCCCGGCGCTGCTGATGCGCTCGGACGCGCCCGACCCGCACTCGCGCGTGGGCAAGCGCACGTTTCTGCACCTGGTGAATTTTTCTGCCGCGCAGTTCGACGAGGTGATCAACCCGTTCTACGGCGCGCCGCAGTCAATTTATTCCGATCATTTTCAGTGGGTGGACGGCACCACCGGCAAAATGTCCTACAAGCTGGAGGCACCGCCCTTGCACCCAGGATTGGCCAGCACGCTATTCGGCGGTTACGGCACCGGCAACGCGCTGGATATGAGCCAGTTGCCACATACCCACGCCATGCTTGCCCTTTTACGTGATGGTTTTCATCCCGACAGCCCTGGCGGCACGGTGGAATTACGCGGCGACGGTACGCCGGTTCTCGATTACCCAGTATCGCCCTACGCCTGGGACGGCCTGCGCCGAGCCTTCCACAGCATGGCCGAGATCCAGTTCGCGGCGGGCGCCAAGTCGGTCAAGCCATTGCATCACGACGCGCGTTACGTCAGCACCCTGGCCGAGGCACGCAGCCTGATCGACGGCCTGAGCCTGGAACTGCATCGGACCACCCTGGGCAGCGCCCACGTGATGGGCGGTTGCGCCATGGGCGAAGACCCGAAAAACGCAGTGGCTGACAGCCTCGGTCGCCATCACCAGTTGCGCAACCTGTCGATCCACGACGGCTCGTTGTTCCCCACCAGCATTGGGGCTAACCCGCAATTGTCGGTGTATGGATTAACCGCGCAACTGGCGACTGCGTTGGCCGAACGTCTGAAAACAGCGTGA
- a CDS encoding HDOD domain-containing protein, with protein MPPQPQIMVDLQMEQYMPDPDLEVIARLISQDPGLSGALLKIVNSPYYGLSNKIASIQRAVNLLGSRSIINLINAQSIKGEMSDDTIVTLNRFWDTAQDVAMTCLTLAKRTGSQAVDEAYALGLFHDCGVPLMLKRFPNYMTVLEQAYANAGPDCRVVDTENNAFNTNHAVVGYYTAKSWRLPEHVTDAIANHHNALAIFSDESSRTPQLKNLLAILKMAEHICSSYRVLGNQAVDHEWNAIGHLVLDYVGLSDYDFESMKLSIRELGAH; from the coding sequence GTGCCGCCTCAACCGCAAATCATGGTGGATTTGCAGATGGAGCAGTACATGCCCGACCCGGACCTGGAAGTGATCGCGCGGTTGATCTCCCAGGACCCTGGCCTGTCCGGCGCATTGCTGAAGATCGTCAACTCGCCGTATTACGGCCTGAGCAACAAGATTGCCTCGATCCAGCGCGCGGTGAATCTGCTGGGCAGCCGTTCGATCATCAACTTGATCAACGCGCAGTCGATCAAAGGCGAGATGAGCGACGACACCATTGTCACTCTCAACCGCTTCTGGGACACCGCCCAGGATGTGGCCATGACCTGCCTGACCCTGGCCAAGCGCACCGGCTCGCAGGCGGTGGACGAGGCTTATGCCCTGGGGCTGTTCCACGATTGCGGCGTGCCGTTGATGCTCAAGCGGTTCCCCAATTACATGACGGTACTGGAGCAGGCCTACGCCAATGCCGGGCCCGATTGCCGCGTGGTCGACACCGAGAACAACGCGTTCAACACCAACCATGCCGTGGTCGGTTACTACACCGCCAAATCCTGGCGTCTGCCGGAGCATGTGACCGACGCGATTGCCAACCACCACAACGCGTTGGCGATTTTCAGCGATGAGTCCTCGCGCACGCCGCAACTTAAAAACCTGCTGGCCATCTTGAAAATGGCTGAGCACATCTGTTCGTCCTATCGCGTGCTGGGTAACCAGGCCGTGGACCATGAATGGAATGCCATCGGCCATCTGGTGCTGGATTACGTGGGCCTGTCGGACTACGACTTCGAAAGCATGAAGTTGTCGATCCGCGAACTGGGCGCGCACTGA
- a CDS encoding MFS transporter gives MSDSSYSPPHGDVKRQHLSRFILITCISLISFFPINILLPSFPALAARFDMPSADVALSISLFTLVFSISQLVAGPLSDKWGRKEVLLGCITLSILGAIGCALSTDYLSFLLFRSVQAMGCGFFVLGHALVEDLFEEQDRARVRLYYMTLSGSFVALSPLIGSWLQTTFDWQGSFYGFALMALGMLIHAFCILPSKSASPHRTPVSIIGTLKDVATNRDFLRYWWIAALVFACYFALISVTPLIFMDSLKLSEYQYALVLMVYGVAYLLGGLAASYLQKRISLSRQINIGLGLLLIAGVLLMLIVGLGAITTITLLIPMLISALAVTLVRPAAISAAMLLFSSSAGTAASAGNSIMFITAAVSSAALAQAGANLLMTIAISFIVFSVWGVMTNARVGR, from the coding sequence ATGTCTGATTCCTCTTATTCGCCGCCCCACGGCGACGTAAAACGCCAACATCTCTCGCGCTTCATCCTCATCACCTGCATTTCGCTGATCAGCTTTTTCCCGATCAATATCCTGCTGCCCTCATTCCCGGCCCTCGCCGCACGATTCGACATGCCCAGCGCAGATGTCGCGCTATCCATCAGCCTGTTCACGCTGGTTTTTTCGATTTCCCAACTGGTCGCCGGCCCGCTGTCGGATAAATGGGGCCGCAAGGAAGTCTTGCTCGGTTGCATCACGCTGTCGATCCTGGGTGCGATAGGTTGCGCATTATCGACGGACTACCTGAGCTTCCTTCTGTTTCGCTCGGTCCAGGCCATGGGTTGCGGCTTCTTCGTACTGGGCCACGCGTTAGTGGAAGACCTGTTCGAAGAACAGGATAGAGCCCGTGTGCGCCTCTACTACATGACCCTGAGCGGCTCGTTCGTCGCTTTGTCACCGCTGATCGGCTCCTGGTTGCAAACCACCTTCGACTGGCAAGGTAGTTTCTATGGATTCGCACTGATGGCATTGGGCATGTTGATCCATGCGTTCTGCATACTGCCCTCCAAGTCCGCCAGCCCGCACCGCACGCCGGTGTCGATCATCGGCACGCTGAAAGATGTCGCGACCAATCGCGACTTCCTGCGTTACTGGTGGATCGCCGCGTTGGTATTCGCCTGCTACTTCGCCTTGATCAGCGTGACACCGTTGATTTTCATGGACTCGTTGAAACTCTCCGAATACCAGTACGCACTGGTACTCATGGTGTATGGCGTGGCCTATCTGCTCGGTGGCTTGGCGGCGTCGTATCTTCAAAAACGCATTTCGCTGTCCCGGCAAATCAACATCGGCCTTGGATTGCTGCTTATCGCAGGCGTGCTTCTGATGCTGATCGTCGGTCTAGGGGCTATCACCACCATCACCCTGCTGATCCCGATGCTGATCAGCGCCCTGGCCGTAACTCTGGTTCGCCCCGCCGCGATTTCCGCCGCTATGTTGCTGTTCTCCAGCAGCGCCGGCACCGCCGCCTCGGCCGGCAACAGCATCATGTTCATCACCGCTGCCGTCAGCAGCGCCGCCCTCGCCCAAGCCGGGGCCAACCTGCTGATGACCATCGCCATCAGCTTCATCGTGTTCAGCGTTTGGGGCGTGATGACGAACGCGCGAGTCGGCCGCTGA
- a CDS encoding class I SAM-dependent rRNA methyltransferase, translating to MSLPSLRLKANADRRLRNGHLWVYSNEIDVAATPLHGFQAGDQAILEAAGGKTLGIVAMSPNNLICARLLSRDIKLPLDKSLLVHRINVALSLRDRLFDKPFYRLVYGDSDLLPGLVVDRFGDILVVQIASATMEAHKEDVIAALTQVLKPSGILFKNDSAARDAEGLNRYVETVFGLVPEWVALEENGVKFEAPVIQGQKTGWFYDHRMNRARLAPYAKGKRVLDLYSYIGGWGVQAAAFGASEVFCVDASAFALDGVERNAALNGVAEKMTCIEGDVFEALKELKASEERFDVIVADPPAFIKRKKDMKNGEGAYRRLNEQAMRLLSKDGILVSASCSMHLPEDDLQNILLTSARHLDRNIQMLERGGQGPDHPVHPAIAETRYIKSITCRLLPNS from the coding sequence ATGTCCCTGCCAAGCCTGCGTCTCAAAGCCAACGCCGATCGTCGTTTGCGCAACGGCCACCTGTGGGTCTACAGCAACGAAATCGACGTGGCCGCCACCCCACTTCACGGCTTCCAGGCAGGCGACCAGGCTATCCTGGAAGCGGCCGGCGGCAAGACCCTGGGCATCGTGGCCATGAGCCCGAACAACCTGATCTGCGCACGCCTGCTGTCGCGCGACATCAAGTTGCCATTGGACAAGTCGCTGCTGGTGCACCGCATCAACGTCGCGCTGTCGCTGCGTGACCGCCTGTTCGACAAGCCGTTCTACCGCCTGGTGTATGGCGACTCCGACTTGTTGCCAGGCCTGGTGGTCGACCGTTTCGGCGACATCCTGGTCGTCCAGATCGCTTCGGCGACCATGGAAGCCCACAAAGAAGACGTGATCGCCGCCCTGACCCAAGTGCTCAAGCCAAGCGGCATCCTGTTCAAGAACGACTCCGCCGCGCGCGACGCCGAAGGCCTCAACCGCTACGTTGAAACCGTGTTCGGCCTGGTGCCGGAATGGGTCGCGCTGGAAGAGAACGGCGTGAAATTCGAAGCCCCGGTAATCCAGGGCCAGAAGACCGGCTGGTTCTACGACCACCGCATGAACCGCGCCCGCCTGGCCCCGTATGCCAAAGGCAAACGCGTGCTGGACCTGTACAGCTACATCGGCGGCTGGGGCGTGCAAGCGGCCGCCTTCGGCGCCAGTGAAGTGTTCTGCGTCGACGCTTCGGCCTTCGCCCTCGACGGTGTTGAGCGCAACGCGGCACTGAACGGCGTTGCCGAGAAGATGACCTGCATCGAAGGCGACGTGTTCGAAGCCCTCAAAGAGCTGAAAGCCAGCGAAGAGCGTTTCGACGTGATCGTGGCCGACCCACCTGCCTTCATCAAACGCAAGAAAGACATGAAGAACGGCGAAGGCGCCTACCGCCGCCTGAACGAGCAAGCCATGCGCCTGCTCAGCAAGGACGGCATCCTGGTCAGCGCATCCTGCTCGATGCACCTGCCGGAAGACGACCTGCAAAACATCCTGCTGACCAGCGCCCGTCACCTGGACCGCAATATCCAGATGCTCGAACGCGGCGGCCAGGGCCCGGATCACCCGGTGCACCCGGCGATTGCCGAGACTCGGTATATCAAGAGCATTACGTGCCGGTTGTTGCCGAATAGCTAA
- the ilvD gene encoding dihydroxy-acid dehydratase codes for MPDYRSKTSTHGRNMAGARALWRATGMKDDDFKKPIIAIANSFTQFVPGHVHLKDLGQLVAREIERAGGVAKEFNTIAVDDGIAMGHDGMLYSLPSREIIADSVEYMVNAHCADAIVCISNCDKITPGMLMASLRLNIPVIFVSGGPMEAGKTKLASHGLDLVDAMVIAADSSASDEKVAEYERSACPTCGSCSGMFTANSMNCLVEALGLALPGNGSTLATHSDREQLFLQAGRTIVELCKRYYTDNDESVLPRNIANFKAFENAMTLDIAMGGSTNTILHLLAAAQEAEIDFDLRDIDRLSRHVPQLCKVAPNIQKYHMEDVHRAGGIFSILGSLARGGLLHTDLPTVHSTSMAEGIAKWDITQTTDEAVHHFFKAGPAGIPTQTAFSQSTRWDTLDDDRENGCIRSVEHAYSQEGGLAVLYGNIALDGCVVKTAGVDESIHVFEGNAKIFESQDSAVRGILADEVKAGDIVIIRYEGPKGGPGMQEMLYPTSYLKSKGLGKACALLTDGRFSGGTSGLSIGHASPEAAAGGAIGLVQDGDKVLIDIPNRSINLLISDEELAARRVEQDKKGWKPVEKRPRKVTTALKAYALLATSADKGAVRNKAMLDGL; via the coding sequence ATGCCTGATTACCGCTCGAAAACATCCACCCACGGCCGCAACATGGCCGGCGCGCGCGCACTGTGGCGTGCCACGGGGATGAAAGATGACGACTTCAAAAAGCCGATCATCGCGATTGCCAACTCGTTCACCCAGTTCGTACCCGGCCACGTCCACCTCAAGGACCTGGGCCAACTGGTCGCCCGCGAGATCGAACGCGCCGGCGGCGTGGCGAAAGAATTCAACACCATCGCCGTGGATGACGGCATCGCCATGGGCCATGACGGCATGCTGTATTCGCTGCCGAGCCGCGAGATCATCGCCGACTCCGTGGAATACATGGTCAACGCCCACTGCGCCGACGCCATCGTGTGCATCTCCAACTGCGACAAGATCACCCCCGGCATGCTGATGGCCTCCCTGCGCCTGAACATCCCGGTGATCTTCGTCTCCGGCGGGCCGATGGAAGCCGGCAAGACCAAACTCGCCTCGCACGGCCTCGACCTTGTGGACGCCATGGTCATCGCCGCCGATTCCAGCGCGTCTGACGAGAAAGTCGCGGAATACGAGCGCAGCGCCTGCCCTACCTGCGGTTCGTGCTCCGGCATGTTCACCGCCAACTCGATGAACTGCCTGGTCGAAGCCCTGGGCCTGGCCTTGCCGGGCAACGGTTCCACGCTGGCCACCCACAGCGACCGCGAGCAGCTGTTCCTGCAGGCTGGCCGTACCATCGTCGAGCTGTGCAAGCGTTACTACACCGACAACGATGAGTCGGTGCTGCCGCGCAACATCGCCAACTTCAAGGCGTTCGAAAACGCCATGACCCTGGACATCGCCATGGGCGGTTCCACCAACACCATCCTGCACTTGCTGGCCGCCGCCCAGGAAGCCGAGATCGATTTCGACCTGCGCGACATCGACCGTCTGTCCCGCCACGTGCCACAACTGTGCAAAGTCGCGCCGAACATCCAGAAGTACCACATGGAAGACGTGCACCGCGCCGGCGGGATCTTCTCGATCCTCGGTTCGCTGGCCCGTGGCGGCCTGTTGCACACCGACCTGCCGACCGTGCACAGCACGAGCATGGCCGAAGGTATCGCCAAGTGGGACATCACCCAGACCACCGACGAAGCAGTGCATCACTTCTTCAAGGCAGGCCCGGCCGGCATCCCGACGCAAACGGCGTTCAGCCAGTCCACCCGCTGGGACACCCTCGATGACGACCGTGAAAACGGCTGCATCCGCAGTGTCGAGCACGCCTACTCGCAAGAAGGCGGCCTGGCCGTGCTGTACGGCAACATCGCGCTGGATGGCTGCGTGGTGAAAACCGCCGGTGTGGATGAATCCATCCACGTGTTCGAAGGCAACGCCAAGATCTTCGAAAGCCAGGACAGCGCCGTGCGCGGCATCCTCGCTGACGAAGTCAAAGCCGGCGACATCGTGATCATCCGCTACGAAGGCCCGAAAGGCGGCCCGGGCATGCAAGAGATGCTCTACCCGACGTCGTACCTGAAATCCAAAGGCCTGGGCAAAGCTTGTGCGTTGCTCACTGACGGCCGTTTCTCCGGCGGCACCTCGGGCCTGTCCATCGGCCACGCTTCGCCAGAAGCCGCTGCCGGCGGCGCGATTGGCCTGGTGCAGGACGGTGACAAAGTGCTGATCGACATTCCGAACCGCTCGAT
- a CDS encoding twin-arginine translocation pathway signal protein, giving the protein MNPSLTETPALSRRGVLKIGLCASAFLATAGLGASLSGCSSSTPASGFAMLRSSDLPFLRAVIPVLLEGAASAQDVVAGIEDTLKKLDYSLQHLSPEMFKLTQQLFDVLGMGITRGPLTGIWGSWENASGEQIRNFLHRWENSYLNLLRMGQGSLLKLVIMAWYFRPQSWAHCGYPGPPKI; this is encoded by the coding sequence ATGAACCCTAGCCTGACTGAAACACCTGCGCTGTCGCGGCGCGGCGTCTTGAAAATTGGCCTGTGTGCCAGCGCGTTCCTGGCCACTGCCGGGCTGGGCGCCAGCCTCAGCGGGTGTTCCAGCAGCACCCCGGCCAGCGGCTTTGCCATGCTGCGCAGCAGCGACTTGCCGTTCTTGCGCGCGGTGATCCCGGTGCTGCTCGAAGGCGCGGCCAGCGCCCAGGACGTGGTCGCCGGGATTGAAGACACGCTGAAAAAACTCGACTACAGCCTGCAGCACCTGTCGCCGGAGATGTTCAAGCTTACCCAGCAACTGTTCGACGTGCTGGGCATGGGCATCACCCGCGGCCCGCTGACGGGGATCTGGGGCAGTTGGGAAAATGCCAGCGGTGAGCAGATCCGCAACTTCCTGCACCGCTGGGAAAACAGCTACCTGAACCTGCTGCGCATGGGCCAGGGCTCACTGCTCAAGCTGGTGATCATGGCGTGGTACTTCCGCCCGCAATCCTGGGCCCATTGCGGCTACCCCGGCCCGCCGAAGATCTAG
- the coaD gene encoding pantetheine-phosphate adenylyltransferase — MNRVLYPGTFDPITKGHGDLVERASRLFDHVIIAVAASPKKNPLFPLEQRVELAREVTKHLPNVEVVGFSTLLAHFAKEQNANVFLRGLRAVSDFEYEFQLANMNRQLAPDVESLFLTPSERYSFISSTLVREIAALGGDITKFVHPAVADALTLRFKK, encoded by the coding sequence ATGAACCGAGTGTTGTACCCAGGTACCTTCGACCCGATTACCAAAGGCCATGGCGATCTGGTCGAACGCGCCTCTCGCCTGTTCGACCATGTGATCATCGCGGTCGCTGCCAGCCCCAAGAAAAACCCGCTGTTTCCCCTGGAACAGCGCGTGGAACTGGCGCGTGAGGTCACCAAACACCTGCCTAACGTGGAAGTGGTGGGTTTTTCGACGCTGCTGGCACACTTCGCCAAGGAGCAGAACGCCAATGTGTTCCTGCGTGGCCTGCGCGCGGTGTCCGACTTCGAGTACGAATTCCAGCTGGCCAACATGAACCGCCAACTGGCGCCGGACGTCGAAAGCCTGTTCCTCACGCCGTCGGAGCGTTATTCGTTCATTTCCTCGACGTTGGTCCGTGAAATCGCCGCTTTGGGCGGAGATATCACCAAGTTCGTGCACCCGGCTGTGGCGGATGCGCTGACACTGCGCTTCAAGAAGTAA